Proteins encoded in a region of the Synergistaceae bacterium genome:
- a CDS encoding fibronectin-binding domain-containing protein: MSMSFGPELLTVISREFNRRVLPSRVYRIETGEVWAALRMGGGEWLFISWHAENYGLGIIADETVDALRRTRGTRSSFGEALKKNLLNASLCSAVQLFNDRILELRFDRVVGAGFSVESSLLFEGTGRNSNLILIDDEKTVLDAAKHIHADVNRYRTVLPGLPYTPPPPLKGEPWSDDTLLASADEVWKLKGVGRTLVEALTRTFLGLCPSRLNAALRALFDEGDPPSPILLQRIGKYITAFPVPLLDAVPINGDLLRYCGKEASSVLFSAHRKKELVAVGKALEREIKSRRRHIDGLENQVSLSERGEEFRKYGELLLTSLHLVPRGCKEVSLVDYESGKNVVIGLDEKLSPAANAEKYFKKYRKSKIDLEAVHKRITALSRGVAELEDQMDALESIEDTGLLAEAIKDTLDWLTPSKKGRSGRKKEKFPPHIRFSHAGCEFYVGLNARGNRHVTFRVASPEDLWFHVHEIPGAHVIVKRIDGREDYTEAVILLAASLAAWFSKARLSTKAQVDYTERKYVRSVPGGAIALVTYTNPRTVQVSPDLWRESPEAVRSVLPAEGR; encoded by the coding sequence ATGAGCATGTCATTCGGGCCCGAGCTGTTGACGGTTATTTCACGGGAGTTTAACAGGCGAGTACTGCCGTCCAGGGTGTACAGGATTGAGACGGGAGAGGTATGGGCTGCCTTGAGGATGGGCGGTGGAGAGTGGCTTTTCATCTCCTGGCACGCGGAGAATTACGGACTCGGCATAATTGCGGACGAGACTGTCGATGCCCTGAGGCGGACGAGGGGCACGAGGTCCTCGTTCGGCGAGGCCCTTAAGAAGAATCTGCTGAATGCCTCATTGTGTTCAGCCGTGCAGCTTTTCAACGATCGCATCCTCGAGCTGCGGTTTGACAGGGTCGTGGGGGCCGGTTTTTCCGTCGAGTCCTCCCTCCTGTTCGAGGGGACGGGCAGGAACTCAAATCTTATTTTGATCGACGACGAAAAGACCGTCCTGGACGCGGCGAAGCACATTCACGCGGACGTCAACCGCTACAGGACCGTCCTTCCCGGCCTGCCTTACACCCCCCCTCCGCCGTTGAAGGGCGAGCCCTGGTCGGATGATACTCTTCTCGCCTCGGCGGACGAGGTCTGGAAGTTGAAGGGGGTCGGCAGAACCCTTGTCGAGGCCTTGACGCGGACATTTTTGGGCCTTTGCCCGTCACGGCTTAATGCCGCCCTTCGCGCTCTTTTCGACGAAGGCGATCCTCCAAGTCCGATTCTGCTGCAGAGAATCGGAAAGTATATTACCGCCTTCCCCGTCCCTCTTCTTGATGCGGTGCCGATAAACGGGGATCTTCTTCGGTATTGCGGCAAGGAGGCCTCGAGCGTCCTTTTCTCCGCCCACAGGAAAAAGGAGCTGGTAGCGGTCGGAAAGGCACTTGAAAGGGAGATAAAGAGCCGAAGGAGGCATATCGACGGACTTGAGAACCAGGTCTCGCTGTCCGAGCGGGGGGAGGAGTTCAGGAAATACGGCGAGCTTCTGCTGACCTCTCTCCACCTGGTTCCGCGCGGATGCAAAGAGGTGTCCCTTGTCGATTACGAGTCCGGGAAAAATGTAGTGATCGGCCTCGACGAGAAGCTGTCCCCGGCGGCGAATGCCGAGAAGTACTTTAAAAAGTACAGGAAGAGCAAGATAGACCTGGAGGCCGTTCATAAGAGGATAACCGCGCTGAGCCGAGGGGTGGCGGAGCTCGAGGATCAGATGGACGCCCTCGAGTCCATCGAGGATACGGGCCTTCTGGCCGAGGCGATAAAGGACACCCTCGACTGGTTGACTCCTTCGAAAAAAGGCCGCTCCGGGAGGAAAAAGGAAAAGTTTCCGCCGCATATCCGCTTCTCTCACGCAGGCTGCGAGTTCTACGTCGGCCTGAATGCGAGGGGAAACAGGCATGTGACCTTCAGGGTCGCGTCCCCGGAGGACCTGTGGTTCCACGTTCACGAGATCCCCGGAGCGCACGTGATAGTCAAGAGGATCGACGGAAGGGAGGACTATACCGAAGCGGTGATTTTGCTGGCTGCCTCTCTCGCAGCCTGGTTCAGCAAGGCGAGGCTCTCGACGAAAGCGCAGGTCGATTACACCGAGCGTAAGTACGTGAGGTCCGTGCCTGGCGGCGCCATCGCACTCGTCACCTACACAAATCCGAGGACGGTACAGGTCAGCCCCGATCTTTGGAGAGAATCTCCCGAAGCCGTGCGGTCAGTTCTTCCGGCAGAGGGCAGGTGA